AACCCGCATTTAAATATGTTGCGTTATGCTTCAGAGTCTTTCCGTACGCAACTTTGCTCTTATTGACCATATCGAGTTGGAGTTTTCGGCCGGCTTTACGGCCTTTATCGGTGAAACAGGTGCGGGAAAAAGCATCATTATTGACGCACTGCTCTGCGCACTGGGTGAACGGACATCGCCCGATACTGTGCGAGTAGGACAGAAGAAAGCTGTTGTTGAAGCAGTGTTTCGGGTTGGCACATTTCCGGTTGTTGAAGAATTTCTGCGCAACAACGAACTCGATTCACAGGGAGAATCGGTTATTACACGCCGTGAAATTACCGCAACCTCATCACGGTGTTTTATCAATGATACTCCTGTGCAGGCCGCGGTCATGCGAGCATTTGGCAACATCGTGATGGAGTTTCATGGTCAGCACGATACCCAGGGTTTGCTCAGCCCTCAGCACCATACCAGCATCCTGGATGAGTTTGCACTGCACGAAGCATTGTTAGAGTCAATGTATGTGGCTTGGGAAGCAGCGCAATCCGCAAAGCGTAGTGTTGCCGGGCTGGAGCAGCTCAAGCAGGATGCCGACAGAGTTCGTTTGAGCTGTACCGAAATTATCGAGCACATTGGTGCTATAGCTCCCGTACCAGGAGAAACCGAAGAACTTGAAGCAGTTTTAAACAAACTCGAACACAGAGAACACATCGTCAGCCTTGCTGCCGGTGCAAAAGAAGCCCTTGACGGGGATGCCGGCTCGGCTGCATCATCGCTGCACACCGCTATCGAACATCTTACGCGGCTGAGTGACTTCGATACTCGCATTGCCGAAATGATGCCCGAATTGCAATCGGCTCTCACCAGCTGCAGGGAAACAGCTGGTTTACTTTCCGACATTGTGGAGGGTCTTGAACTTAACCCTGCTCTTATCGAACAGCAGCGAAACCGCTTGGCAGTACTGCAACGTCTGGTCCGGCGGTACGGCTCTGTACCGGAGGCACTTGCATTGCTGCAGGAAGCCGAATCAAAGCTTGAGGTGCTTGCAGACGTAGATCAGCAGCTTGCCGATGCAAATGTTCTCTATCGTGAGAAGTTGGCCGAAGCAGCCCGGGCTGCAAAAAAACTGAGTACATCGCGGCAGAAAGCAGCAAGGAAACTATCGGCCATCCTCACCACAATGGTACAACAAATGGGAATGACCTCTGCCACTGCTACCGTATCCCTCACGGAGTCGGCACTTGGCCGAAGTGGAAGCGACACAGTTGAATTCCTGCTGGCACCTACGGCTACAGAGCAGCCCAAACCCATACGCCGCACCGCATCAGGCGGTGAACTGTCGCGATACATGCTGGCGTTAAAATCGGCGCTCGCCGGCAGTCAGGCCGTTGGCACCATCGTGTTTGACGAGATTGATACCGGTATCAGCGGCAAGGTTGCACGCCACGTAGGTCACCTTATACGACAACTGTCCGCAACAACCCAAATGATCTGTATCACTCACCTGCCTCAGATCGCATCGCTTGCACATAACCTGATTCGGGTATCAAAACACGAAGGTACTGTGGAGACAACTGTAACTGCAGAATCAATTCACGGCAGCGACGCCGAGGTTGAAGTAGCCCGCTTACTGAGCGGTACCACTGTTACCGAAACAGCATTGCAGAGCGCACGCGAGTTGATTGCTGCAACCGATCAATAGTGCAAATAAGTCAAGAAACGGTTATTTTGCCGTACGTCAAGTGCAACACTATGCTAAGGCCGGAACATCAATCATATAATCAAAAGGGGCTAAGCATTCACGAGCTCGCTGCCCGTTTAACTGAACGCGGCAGACTGCTTGCTACCAACAGGGTCCTGGACGCATACGAAATGGCGCGTAGCGTTCATGAACACCAAACCCGTAATGACGGGACGGCATACTTTAATCACTGTGCCCGTACGGCCCTGATTTTAATGGACGAGCTGGGATTGTTTGACGAAGACATGCTGATCTCGGCCTTCCTGCATGATGTTCTGGAAGATAGTGACACCATCACCCGTGGAGTCCTTGAATACAATTTCGGCGGATATGTTGCATACGTTGTTGAAACCCTGACTAAGGACCTTAATCGCGCGACTCTTGACCCCGACAAGGTTGACCTGGAATTTGTAGAAAGACTGCGTACGGCCAGCGATGACTGCCTGACCATCAAACTTGCCGCACGACTTGACAATATCCGATGCCTGAGCTTTAACCTGAAACGCAATCCGCTGGTGTACCTGCGAAACACGCTGGAACGCTACGTTCCACTGTCCGAACAGTCATCGAATTTACATGTAAAAAAACTTGCCGACGCGATCCGTCAGGAAGCAAACAAGTTTCTGGGGTAGGCAGGAATTAATAATGGATCGGTGCTATTGGTCTCGCTGCACCGTAAGACTGTTTTTCACGGGAACGGCAATCACAAAGCCAAGGGTAACAAGAAGCATTGTTACAATTACGGCCAGGAGCCTTGGCGGCGACGATCGCTTCTTGGGCGGTACGGCAACATCCAGGACTACCAAACTCGGGATATCACGCGCCTCCTGAATAACCTGCTCCATACGCTGCGTTTCAAGGTACACATTAATCTGTTCCTTTATCTTCAGGTCACGTAGCAGATTGGTATAGGTTCGTGTTAAGGCAGGAACCTTGTTGAACGGAATCGAAAACTCATCTCCCTGCACCAAGCCTCCCTTCTGAACTTTGTCATATTGGCTCTTCAGTGTCGAGATTTTCTTTTCCAGATATTCAATTTGCGGAGAATTTCGCGCAAAGTCCTGCTTTGCCAACGACAATTCGAGTTCAGCCGTTGCCAACTCAGTTCCGATTGTAACAGCGTTATTAACCAATGCTACCATCTGCTCGTCAAGAGCTATTACCTTGTTTTCAGTTTGAAATTCCTGTTTCTTCCCTTGCAGGGAGTCAATCTCCAGCTTCGTCCGGGCAAGAACACGCTCGATGTACGCACGGGTTGTCCGTGCCTTCGTCGTGGCCCGATCCCGGTTCAGTTTGTCAAGCACCTGGCGCGCTGCATTTGCAATCCGTGCCGATGCTTCACGGGCCTGCTCGGCGGTACCATTTAAAAGCGGAAGCCAGGCCGAAGCCACTTCCACCGTAATAACAACACTGCCCGTTTTTCTGGTTTCAACATCCATGTGGTCCTGGATGTTCTCCACAATCTCGTCACGGGTAAGTCCGGCGAACAGTTCACTGTCCGTGAGCTTTAAACTGTCCACCACCTTTTCTACCAGCGATCGTGACTGTAGAAGCTCCGCATAAACCAGCGACTGCTTTGAGCTGCCACTCATCGAACCAAGACTTAACGGGCTGGACTGCAGCAAGGCAGACAAGCCGGTGGTGGTTTCCTTTTCGTCCGACGGCATAATCGAGGTGTACGATCTGTAACGGTACGGAACAAAAAGCGTAACCAGTAATACAACGCCAACAGCAACGGCGCAAACACGCCAGTATAAACAGAATGATGCTC
This is a stretch of genomic DNA from Ignavibacteria bacterium. It encodes these proteins:
- the recN gene encoding DNA repair protein RecN, which gives rise to MLQSLSVRNFALIDHIELEFSAGFTAFIGETGAGKSIIIDALLCALGERTSPDTVRVGQKKAVVEAVFRVGTFPVVEEFLRNNELDSQGESVITRREITATSSRCFINDTPVQAAVMRAFGNIVMEFHGQHDTQGLLSPQHHTSILDEFALHEALLESMYVAWEAAQSAKRSVAGLEQLKQDADRVRLSCTEIIEHIGAIAPVPGETEELEAVLNKLEHREHIVSLAAGAKEALDGDAGSAASSLHTAIEHLTRLSDFDTRIAEMMPELQSALTSCRETAGLLSDIVEGLELNPALIEQQRNRLAVLQRLVRRYGSVPEALALLQEAESKLEVLADVDQQLADANVLYREKLAEAARAAKKLSTSRQKAARKLSAILTTMVQQMGMTSATATVSLTESALGRSGSDTVEFLLAPTATEQPKPIRRTASGGELSRYMLALKSALAGSQAVGTIVFDEIDTGISGKVARHVGHLIRQLSATTQMICITHLPQIASLAHNLIRVSKHEGTVETTVTAESIHGSDAEVEVARLLSGTTVTETALQSARELIAATDQ
- a CDS encoding HD domain-containing protein, which produces MLRPEHQSYNQKGLSIHELAARLTERGRLLATNRVLDAYEMARSVHEHQTRNDGTAYFNHCARTALILMDELGLFDEDMLISAFLHDVLEDSDTITRGVLEYNFGGYVAYVVETLTKDLNRATLDPDKVDLEFVERLRTASDDCLTIKLAARLDNIRCLSFNLKRNPLVYLRNTLERYVPLSEQSSNLHVKKLADAIRQEANKFLG